One window of the Bacteroidia bacterium genome contains the following:
- a CDS encoding tail fiber domain-containing protein, which translates to MKKTLISSILIMLSMLLFAQSPQSFLYQAVVRDASGIAMANQTVSFQISIISGSINGTVDYIETHTATTNAFGIVTLSIGSGNTTGNFAGISWGSAVHFIKVEADPLGGTSYIDMGTTQLLSVPYALYAETSGNAGQTYTSGTGIDITGNVITNTTPDQTVVINSGTGTSVTGTYPNFTINNTQPDQTVNLTGAGSTSVSGTYPNFLITSTGGTVPYTAGSGIDVTGTTISNTAPDQTVNLTQAGATTITGTYPNFTISSTDNNTTYTAGTGINVTGTTISNTAPDQTVTLTQGGATTVTGTYPNFTISSTDNNTTYTAGSGLSLTGTTFSNTSPDQTVTMVNGTGITITGSYPTFTVTNSSPNATHTGDVTGAGALTIANNAVTTSKIADGSVTAVKLNSMSATNGQALKFNGTNWAPATDNNTTYTAGTGINVTGTTITNTSPDQTVSLTQGGATTISGTYPNFTISSTDLNSGTPGGLNKTIQFNNSGSFGGNTNFVWDNSNERLGVGTTSPLGRMVVQGSATALATEPLFEVKNKAGQTVFVVYEDSVNVFVNDDAIQANRGGFAVSGRNSAKALTHNYLHVTPDSTRVFTANPSAGFGVCNISTGTSTSYMNLTPDNYFIGHQAGDAITTGIYNSFIGYQSGLNNNTGSNNLFFGYKSGALNTLGLSNVFIGNVVGYTNSAGGNNVFIGDSAGYYNTTSSYSVFLGKGTGKGNTTGQYNSFLGYQSGYKNGAGTYNVFMGYRAGYSNTVSYNTFIGFQSGLKNTTGTYNSFIGYESGKENVDGSYNVAIGKSAFTANVSGGLNVAIGYDALNSNTTGFTNVACGWGAMNSNTSGQDNVGIGTVAMGYNINGGSNTSIGAFSTSYNTAGNNLVALGYQSLRGNTIGNNNTALGVGSLWANTTGSNNTAIGYNSYSTGIYSNSTALGANSIISQNNKVRIGDATVTVIEGQVAYTFPSDARFKNNITEDVKGLDFITKLRPVEYNFDTRKFDEFIMQDMSDSLRKAIMSKKNYSESSNIRQTGFIAQEVEQAAKESGYDFNGLHKPENDKDNYSVAYSLFTVPLVKAVQEQQIIIQKQQNDIDFLKKQLDELNNKIKEFQK; encoded by the coding sequence ATGAAAAAAACTCTTATTTCAAGCATTTTAATAATGCTTTCAATGCTGTTGTTTGCTCAGTCTCCTCAGTCTTTCCTATATCAGGCTGTAGTTCGCGATGCATCTGGTATTGCAATGGCAAATCAAACTGTAAGCTTTCAGATTAGTATTATCTCCGGATCAATAAATGGGACAGTTGATTATATCGAAACCCATACAGCAACTACAAATGCTTTCGGAATTGTAACCCTTTCTATTGGAAGTGGCAATACTACCGGAAATTTTGCAGGTATTAGCTGGGGTAGTGCTGTACACTTTATTAAGGTTGAAGCCGATCCCCTTGGAGGAACAAGTTACATAGATATGGGAACTACACAGTTATTGAGTGTTCCATATGCATTATATGCCGAAACATCAGGCAATGCAGGACAAACTTATACATCCGGAACTGGCATTGATATTACAGGCAATGTTATAACAAATACAACTCCTGATCAGACTGTTGTTATAAACTCCGGAACTGGAACAAGCGTTACAGGTACATACCCTAATTTTACAATAAATAATACACAACCTGATCAAACTGTAAACTTAACAGGAGCAGGTTCTACATCTGTAAGTGGTACATATCCTAATTTTTTAATTACATCTACTGGTGGAACTGTTCCTTACACTGCTGGTAGCGGAATAGATGTAACAGGAACAACAATAAGTAATACAGCACCCGATCAAACTGTTAATTTAACACAGGCTGGAGCTACAACAATTACTGGAACATATCCTAATTTTACTATTTCAAGTACTGATAACAATACAACATACACTGCAGGAACTGGAATAAATGTTACAGGTACAACAATTTCAAATACAGCTCCAGACCAAACAGTAACTTTAACTCAAGGTGGTGCAACAACAGTAACAGGAACATATCCAAATTTTACAATTTCAAGTACAGATAATAATACAACATATACTGCTGGATCTGGCTTAAGTTTAACAGGTACAACATTTTCTAACACATCTCCCGATCAGACTGTAACAATGGTAAATGGAACAGGGATTACTATTACCGGATCTTATCCGACATTCACGGTTACTAACTCTAGTCCAAATGCCACTCATACCGGCGATGTAACAGGTGCAGGCGCTTTAACAATTGCTAACAATGCTGTAACAACATCTAAAATTGCTGATGGAAGTGTTACTGCAGTAAAGCTTAATTCAATGTCTGCAACAAACGGGCAAGCATTAAAATTTAATGGAACAAACTGGGCTCCTGCTACAGATAACAATACAACTTATACTGCTGGTACTGGTATAAATGTTACAGGAACAACAATTACAAACACCTCACCAGATCAGACTGTTTCTTTAACTCAGGGTGGTGCCACTACTATTAGCGGAACATATCCAAACTTTACAATTAGTAGTACCGATTTAAATTCCGGTACCCCCGGTGGTTTAAATAAAACAATTCAATTTAATAACTCAGGTTCGTTCGGAGGAAATACAAACTTTGTATGGGATAATTCAAACGAAAGATTAGGTGTTGGTACAACCAGTCCACTAGGTAGAATGGTGGTTCAGGGAAGTGCAACAGCTTTAGCTACAGAGCCACTTTTTGAAGTGAAAAATAAAGCGGGACAAACAGTTTTTGTTGTTTATGAAGACAGCGTAAATGTTTTTGTTAACGACGATGCTATTCAGGCTAACAGAGGAGGTTTTGCTGTAAGTGGAAGAAATAGCGCAAAAGCACTCACACATAATTATTTGCATGTCACGCCTGACAGTACTAGAGTTTTTACGGCTAACCCTTCTGCAGGATTTGGTGTTTGTAATATTAGTACAGGAACTTCTACAAGTTATATGAATCTTACTCCTGATAATTATTTTATTGGACATCAGGCAGGTGATGCAATAACAACCGGTATCTATAATTCTTTTATTGGATATCAATCGGGTTTAAATAATAATACTGGAAGTAATAACTTGTTTTTTGGATATAAGTCAGGAGCATTAAATACACTTGGTTTAAGTAATGTTTTTATTGGTAATGTTGTTGGATATACTAACTCTGCAGGTGGAAATAATGTTTTTATCGGCGATAGTGCAGGATATTATAACACAACAAGTAGCTATAGTGTATTTTTGGGTAAGGGAACTGGTAAAGGTAATACAACCGGTCAGTATAATTCATTTCTTGGATATCAGTCGGGTTATAAAAATGGTGCAGGTACTTATAATGTTTTTATGGGATATCGTGCTGGATATAGTAATACTGTAAGTTATAATACTTTTATCGGATTTCAGTCCGGATTGAAAAATACTACAGGTACTTATAATTCATTTATTGGATATGAATCAGGAAAAGAAAATGTTGATGGAAGTTATAATGTTGCAATAGGTAAAAGTGCTTTTACAGCCAATGTGTCAGGCGGATTAAATGTAGCTATTGGTTATGATGCATTAAATAGTAATACAACTGGTTTTACTAATGTTGCATGTGGATGGGGTGCAATGAATTCAAATACCTCTGGACAGGATAATGTTGGTATTGGAACTGTAGCAATGGGTTATAATATTAATGGAGGGTCAAATACTTCAATAGGTGCTTTTTCTACTTCATATAACACTGCAGGAAATAATCTTGTTGCTCTAGGATATCAGTCACTAAGAGGAAATACAATAGGAAATAACAATACAGCATTGGGAGTGGGTTCATTGTGGGCAAATACAACAGGATCAAATAATACTGCCATTGGTTATAATTCATATAGTACTGGTATATATTCAAACTCAACAGCATTAGGTGCAAATTCAATTATTAGTCAAAATAATAAAGTAAGAATTGGAGATGCCACAGTTACCGTAATTGAAGGTCAGGTTGCATATACTTTTCCTTCTGATGCAAGATTTAAAAATAATATAACAGAAGATGTAAAAGGGTTGGATTTTATAACAAAATTAAGACCAGTTGAATATAACTTTGATACTCGTAAATTTGATGAATTTATTATGCAGGATATGTCTGATAGTTTGCGTAAAGCAATTATGAGCAAAAAGAATTATAGCGAATCGTCAAATATAAGACAAACAGGTTTTATAGCTCAGGAGGTAGAACAGGCTGCTAAAGAAAGTGGTTATGATTTCAATGGATTGCATAAGCCCGAAAATGACAAGGATAATTATAGTGTAGCTTATTCTTTATTTACTGTACCTTTGGTAAAAGCTGTTCAGGAACAGCAAATTATTATTCAAAAACAACAGAATGATATCGATTTTTTAAAGAAACAATTAGATGAATTAAATAATAAGATTAAAGAGTTTCAAAAATAA
- a CDS encoding tail fiber domain-containing protein, translating to MRKVFFLLIITFISTDFIFAQAPQSFQYQAVIRDASGNVLQSQSVNFKLSIISGSVSGTVEYVENHNSVTNQFGIVTLNVGLGLPVTGIFSSINWSASSHFIKVEADPAGGTSYLDMGTTQLLSVPYALYAETSGNAGQTYTSGSGIDITGNVITNTAPDQTVNLTQAGATTITGTYPNFTISSTDNNSTYTAGTGINLTGTTITNTSPDQTVSLTQGGATTISGTYPNFTISSTDLNSGTPGGLNKTIQFNNSGTFGGNTNFVWDNSNERLGVGTTSPLGRMVVQGSATALATEPLFEVKNKAGQTVFVVYEDSVNVYVNDDAIQSNRGGFAVSGRNNSKAITNNYLRVTPDNTRIHTGDSLTGFGVSDLNGGPTANYMQMTPKNYFIGHEAGKELTLNTANTGKYNSFIGYQSGYSNTSGIKNYFIGYRSGFNNLSGNSNIFIGDSVGYSNTSGFKNIFIGNSTGFANTNGYSNVFMGHKSGYSNISGYDNVFIGDHAGYGNTIGFYNVYIGYNTGYSTTSGSYNTAQGYKSLYSNTTGETNTATGFQALQDNTTGSNNIAIGVNAMQHNNTGFLNLAIGNYSLNNNFDGYSNVAFGSYALWVNNNGYQNTAIGSGSLYNNSSGYYNTSVGASTLNQNITGFYNTALGYNSNVISDGLSNTTALGFNAMTTASNQVRIGNWDVTSIGGFTDWSNISDKRFKKDIKNNVPGLDFILKLEPVTYHLDIENIANYFNSPDSIRIKDSEIFKGNILQTGFIAQDVEKAANELGFDFSGVDKPKNKNDFYGLRYAEFTVPLVKAVQELNEKLIKENEEQKIVIEKLIQRIEKIENNIK from the coding sequence ATGAGAAAAGTTTTTTTTCTGCTAATAATTACATTTATTAGTACCGATTTTATTTTCGCACAAGCTCCTCAATCATTCCAATATCAGGCTGTTATTCGTGATGCTAGTGGGAATGTGCTTCAGTCTCAATCTGTAAATTTTAAATTAAGTATTATTTCAGGTTCTGTTTCAGGAACTGTTGAATATGTTGAAAATCATAATTCCGTTACAAATCAATTTGGAATTGTGACCTTAAATGTTGGTTTAGGTTTGCCGGTAACTGGAATATTTTCTTCAATTAACTGGTCAGCATCGTCACACTTTATTAAAGTTGAAGCGGATCCAGCCGGTGGAACAAGTTATTTAGATATGGGAACTACACAGTTATTGAGCGTTCCATATGCATTATATGCCGAAACATCAGGCAATGCAGGACAAACATATACATCAGGAAGTGGCATTGATATTACAGGTAATGTTATAACAAATACAGCACCCGATCAAACTGTTAATTTAACACAGGCTGGAGCTACAACAATTACTGGAACATATCCAAACTTTACAATTTCAAGTACTGATAACAATTCAACTTATACTGCTGGTACTGGAATAAATTTAACAGGAACAACTATTACAAATACTTCACCTGATCAAACAGTTTCTTTAACCCAGGGTGGTGCCACTACTATTAGCGGAACATATCCAAACTTTACAATTAGTAGTACCGATTTAAATTCTGGAACACCCGGTGGTTTAAATAAAACAATTCAATTTAATAATTCAGGTACTTTTGGTGGAAATACAAATTTTGTATGGGATAATTCAAACGAAAGATTAGGTGTTGGTACAACCAGTCCATTGGGCAGAATGGTGGTTCAGGGAAGTGCAACAGCTTTAGCTACAGAGCCACTTTTTGAAGTAAAAAATAAAGCAGGACAAACAGTTTTTGTTGTTTACGAAGACAGCGTTAATGTATATGTTAACGATGATGCTATACAATCTAATCGTGGAGGATTTGCTGTTAGTGGTAGAAATAACTCAAAAGCAATAACAAATAATTACCTAAGAGTCACTCCTGACAACACTAGAATTCATACTGGTGATTCATTAACCGGCTTTGGTGTTTCTGATTTAAACGGTGGTCCAACTGCAAATTATATGCAAATGACTCCTAAAAACTATTTTATTGGCCATGAGGCTGGAAAAGAGTTAACATTAAACACAGCAAATACAGGAAAGTACAATTCATTTATTGGTTATCAAAGTGGTTATAGTAATACATCGGGTATAAAAAATTATTTTATTGGATATCGCTCAGGATTTAACAATTTATCTGGAAATAGCAACATTTTTATTGGAGATAGTGTGGGATACTCAAATACATCAGGTTTTAAAAATATTTTCATAGGAAACAGCACCGGCTTTGCAAACACAAATGGATATTCTAATGTTTTTATGGGTCATAAATCTGGCTATTCAAATATTTCCGGATATGATAACGTTTTTATTGGTGACCATGCAGGATACGGAAATACAATAGGCTTTTACAATGTTTACATAGGTTACAATACAGGTTACTCTACAACTTCAGGTAGTTATAACACAGCGCAAGGGTATAAGTCATTATATTCTAACACAACTGGTGAAACTAATACAGCAACTGGATTTCAAGCATTACAAGATAATACAACCGGATCAAACAATATTGCAATTGGAGTTAATGCAATGCAACATAATAATACCGGATTCCTAAATTTGGCCATTGGTAACTATTCATTGAATAACAATTTTGATGGTTATTCAAATGTTGCGTTTGGATCTTATGCACTCTGGGTAAATAATAATGGATATCAAAACACAGCTATTGGATCTGGTTCTTTATATAATAATTCAAGTGGTTATTATAATACTTCAGTTGGAGCGAGTACTCTAAACCAGAACATTACAGGCTTCTACAATACTGCACTAGGATATAACTCAAATGTAATATCCGATGGACTATCAAATACAACAGCATTAGGATTTAATGCAATGACAACAGCTAGTAACCAAGTACGTATTGGAAATTGGGATGTAACTAGTATTGGTGGGTTTACAGATTGGTCCAATATTTCAGATAAAAGATTTAAAAAAGATATTAAAAACAATGTACCAGGTCTAGATTTTATTTTAAAATTAGAGCCAGTAACATATCATTTGGATATTGAAAATATAGCAAATTACTTTAATTCTCCTGATTCAATTAGAATAAAAGATTCTGAAATTTTTAAAGGTAATATATTGCAAACAGGATTTATTGCTCAAGATGTTGAAAAAGCTGCTAATGAATTAGGGTTTGATTTTAGTGGGGTTGATAAGCCAAAAAATAAAAATGATTTCTATGGACTTAGATATGCAGAATTTACAGTCCCTTTAGTAAAAGCAGTGCAGGAATTAAATGAAAAATTAATAAAAGAAAATGAAGAACAAAAAATAGTAATTGAAAAACTAATTCAAAGAATTGAAAAAATAGAAAATAACATAAAATAA
- a CDS encoding tail fiber domain-containing protein — MKKIAILFLTCMSFVNLILAQSPQSFHYQCVVRDALGNVLSNQSVSFQLSIISGTSTGNVEFMETHVGITNQFGVVNLMVGNGVVSVGDLSLVNWGGANHYLKVEANLGSGYIDMGTTQLLSVPYALYSENSGDTLWVKNGSNIYNSNSGNVGVGINNPIGKMVVKGDATALPTDPLFEVKNAAGQTVFVVYPDSVHIYVKDEGAKSNKGGFAVSGRNSSKAITNNYLTVDPDITRIYTGDTIGGFGVENIGSTSSTSYMHLNPSNYFIGHGSGQNIVNGIYNNVMGYMAGASLTNGSNNSIIGYRAGQNLTIGGSNIIIGYEAATNSADMIYNTIMGYRSGYQLTSCQQNVMIGYETGFSTTTGSLNTAVGSFALHNNISGSSNVAVGNNAMYSNTVGTNNTAIGSNTLMLNTSGSQNTAVGQGTLNNNTIGSRNSAFGLYSMYSNTIGEDNTAIGTSTLYMNTEGLNNTALGSGALLNNTSGDYNVAIGAYALQHSNASYNTAIGNFSLNENTTGEWNTAIGESTLRYNTIGHDNLGTGFSALMMNSTGNSNSAYGNYALINNLTGSYNTAIGSSALNNNSTGIENTAVGTSAQLNNTSGNYNTAVGMNASRANTTGNANISIGHSTMYNSGSGSRNIAIGNSALYNNTASDNVAIGDIAMRLNTSGNTNTSVGKSSMVQNTTGSNNAAFGSYSLYANSTGNYNLAIGPMALYNCENSNENVAVGYYSLYNVTTGNENTAVGKDAGPAVAGSGLWSTVALGYLARPTTDFQAVIGNVWMTSIGGYVGWSNLSDGRFKTNVKDDVHGLDFILKLKPVTYNLDINGLSSHLGNEFNIEDAKRSGKENMRYTGFVAQDVEKIANELNFDFSGIDKPKNANGHYALRYAEFVVPIIKAMQEQQKQIEDLKKQIEDLKSIVNNTQK, encoded by the coding sequence ATGAAAAAAATAGCTATACTTTTTTTGACATGTATGTCATTTGTAAATTTAATTTTAGCTCAATCTCCACAGTCTTTTCATTACCAGTGTGTTGTTCGCGATGCATTGGGAAATGTTTTGAGCAATCAATCTGTTAGTTTTCAATTAAGTATTATATCAGGCACTTCAACAGGCAATGTTGAATTTATGGAAACTCATGTTGGTATAACAAACCAATTTGGAGTTGTGAATTTAATGGTTGGTAATGGTGTAGTTTCAGTAGGAGATTTATCTTTAGTAAACTGGGGTGGTGCAAATCATTACTTAAAAGTAGAAGCCAATTTAGGCAGTGGATACATCGACATGGGAACCACTCAATTATTATCTGTTCCATATGCTTTGTACTCTGAAAATTCTGGTGATACATTATGGGTTAAAAATGGTTCAAACATTTATAATTCAAATTCAGGAAATGTTGGTGTAGGTATTAATAACCCGATTGGTAAAATGGTTGTTAAAGGCGATGCTACTGCACTGCCAACTGATCCATTATTTGAAGTAAAAAATGCAGCTGGTCAAACTGTGTTTGTTGTTTATCCCGATAGCGTTCATATTTATGTTAAAGATGAAGGTGCAAAATCAAATAAAGGAGGTTTTGCAGTTAGCGGTAGAAATAGCTCAAAAGCTATTACAAATAACTATTTAACTGTTGATCCTGATATTACAAGAATTTACACTGGCGATACTATCGGAGGTTTTGGTGTTGAGAATATCGGAAGTACTAGTTCTACAAGTTATATGCATCTTAATCCTAGTAATTATTTTATCGGACATGGTTCAGGACAGAATATTGTAAATGGAATTTATAATAATGTTATGGGTTATATGGCTGGTGCAAGTTTAACAAATGGCTCGAATAATTCTATTATCGGATATCGTGCCGGTCAAAATCTTACTATTGGTGGCAGTAATATTATAATTGGTTATGAAGCAGCAACAAATTCTGCTGATATGATCTATAATACCATTATGGGATATAGGTCTGGTTACCAGTTAACAAGTTGTCAGCAGAATGTTATGATTGGATATGAAACAGGCTTTTCAACAACTACTGGTTCTTTAAATACAGCAGTAGGTTCATTTGCACTTCATAACAATATATCTGGTTCTTCTAATGTTGCAGTTGGAAATAATGCAATGTATTCGAATACAGTTGGTACTAATAATACTGCTATTGGTAGTAATACTTTAATGTTAAATACCTCAGGATCTCAAAATACAGCAGTGGGTCAAGGAACTTTAAATAATAATACTATAGGGTCAAGAAACTCTGCATTTGGTTTATATTCAATGTATAGTAATACTATTGGTGAAGATAATACCGCAATTGGAACTAGCACCTTATATATGAATACCGAAGGTCTAAATAATACTGCATTAGGTTCAGGTGCACTTTTAAATAATACATCTGGAGACTATAATGTTGCAATAGGTGCTTATGCGCTTCAACATAGTAATGCAAGTTACAATACTGCAATTGGAAATTTCTCGTTAAATGAAAATACAACAGGAGAATGGAATACCGCTATTGGGGAAAGTACTTTGCGGTATAATACAATTGGTCATGATAATTTAGGAACTGGCTTTAGTGCTTTAATGATGAATTCAACAGGGAATAGTAATTCGGCATATGGTAATTATGCGTTAATTAATAATTTAACAGGTAGTTATAATACAGCTATAGGTAGTTCTGCATTAAATAATAATTCCACAGGTATAGAGAATACTGCTGTTGGAACTTCAGCACAGTTAAATAATACAAGCGGTAATTATAATACTGCAGTTGGTATGAATGCTTCCAGAGCCAATACAACCGGAAATGCTAATATCTCTATTGGACATAGTACTATGTATAATTCAGGATCAGGCTCCCGAAATATTGCTATCGGAAATTCTGCATTATACAATAACACCGCAAGTGATAATGTCGCAATTGGAGATATTGCAATGCGTCTTAATACATCTGGAAATACAAATACCTCAGTAGGGAAAAGTTCGATGGTTCAGAATACCACTGGATCAAACAATGCAGCTTTTGGATCTTATTCACTTTATGCTAACTCTACAGGTAATTACAATCTTGCAATAGGTCCAATGGCTTTGTATAATTGCGAAAATTCGAATGAAAATGTAGCAGTAGGTTATTATTCGCTGTATAATGTTACAACCGGAAATGAAAATACCGCTGTAGGAAAAGATGCAGGACCAGCTGTTGCAGGTAGTGGTTTGTGGAGTACTGTAGCACTGGGATATTTAGCAAGACCAACAACCGATTTTCAGGCTGTAATTGGAAATGTTTGGATGACTAGTATTGGAGGGTATGTTGGTTGGTCAAATCTTTCTGATGGAAGATTTAAAACTAATGTAAAAGATGATGTTCATGGTCTTGACTTTATTTTAAAATTAAAACCTGTTACTTATAATCTTGATATTAATGGGTTATCGTCGCATTTAGGGAACGAATTTAATATTGAAGATGCAAAACGTTCAGGTAAAGAAAATATGAGATATACAGGCTTTGTTGCTCAGGATGTTGAGAAAATTGCTAATGAACTGAATTTTGATTTTAGTGGAATTGATAAACCTAAAAATGCAAATGGTCATTATGCGTTGCGATATGCAGAATTTGTTGTTCCAATTATTAAAGCAATGCAAGAGCAACAGAAACAAATTGAAGACCTTAAGAAACAAATTGAAGATTTAAAATCAATTGTAAATAATACTCAGAAATAG